The Microtus ochrogaster isolate Prairie Vole_2 chromosome 10, MicOch1.0, whole genome shotgun sequence genome contains the following window.
NNNNNNNNNNNNNNNNNNNNNNNNNNNNNNNNNNNNNNNNNNNNNNNNNNNNNNNNNNNNNNNNNNNNNNNNNNNNNNNNNNNNNNNNNNNNNNNNNNNNNNNNNNNNNNNNNNNNNNNNNNNNNNNNNNNNNNNNNNNNNNNNNNNNNNNNNNNNNNNNNNNNNNNNNNNNNNNNNNNNNNNNNNNNNNNNNNNNNNNNNNNNNNNNNNNNNNNNNNNNNNNNNNNNNNNNNNNNNNNNNNNNNNNNNNNNNNNNNNNNNNNNNNNNNNNNNNNNNNNNNNNNNNNNNNNNNNNNNNNNNNNNNNNNNNNNNNNNNNNNNNNNNNNNNNNNNNNNNNNNNNNNNNNNNNNNNNNNNNNNNNNNNNNNNNNNNNNNNNNNNNNNNNNNNNNNNNNNNNNNNNNNNNNNNNNNNNNNNNNNNNNNNNNNNNNNNNNNNNNNNNNNNNNNNNNNNNNNNNNNNNNNNNNNNNNNNNNNNNNNNNNNNNNNNNNNNNNNNNNNNNNNNNNNNNNNNNNNNNNNNNNNNNNNNNNNNNNNNNNNNNNNNNNNNNNNNNNNNNNNNNNNNNNNNNNNNNNNNNNNNNNNNNNNNNNNNNNNNNNNNNNNNNNNNNNNNNNNNNNNNNNNNNNNNNNNNNNNNNNNNNNNNNNNNNNNNNNNNNNNNNNNNNNNNNNNNNNNNNNNNNNNNNNNNNNNNNNNNNNNNNNNNNNNNNNNNNNNNNNNNNNNNNNNNNNNNNNNNNNNNNNNNNNNNNNNNNNNNNNNNNNNNNNNNNNNNNNNNNNNNNNNNNNNNNNNNNNNNNNNNNNNNNNNNNNNNNNNNNNNNNNNNNNNNNNNNNNNNNNNNNNNNNNNNNNNNNNgagtgctgggattaaaggcgtgcgccaccaccgcccggccccaagttatttttaagattttactatttatgcatatgcatgtgtgcaggtatgtgcatgtgcacgcagaATCCATGGAGACCAAAAGATGACATTGTATCTGTCCCCTAGAGGTGGCCTTACAGGTGCTTTGTGAGCCGCTTGGTGTGGGTACTGGATCCTCGGTCACGCGGCAGGTGCCCTCAATTACTGCTAGCTACAGAGCTATCTCATACATGTTCATTCAGATGTTGAAGGAAGTGACAGGACTTGAGACAGCGTCTAGGGTGCTGCACCTGATCCTGGGGTCACGCCAACGCCAGCTAGACCCTTCCACAAACCGCCGCCAGGGGGAGCGTGCGGGCCAGGAAGGAGGCGCTTCGCGCTTTGACCCTCTGCGCGGCCCGTCGCAGACGCAGGGCGGGAAAATCTGACTCGACCGCGGCCCGCCTGCCCGGGGAGCCCCGCAGCGATGGAGGAGACGGAGGCGGAGGAGGAGCGGCAGTTCTCTCACCGGCAGGTAGACAATAAACGGGGTCCCAGCAAGGCAGGACGACGAGTTCCTGTATTCCCGGCTGtcccagggctgggaaggtggAATGTGGGCGCTCACGGAAGAAGGCGGCGCTTGGTTGGCAGAATGCTCGCTGAGCATGCGCTAAGCCGTAGGTTCGAGTCCCAGCCCGGCACAAACGGGCCTGGGGTGAACGACTGTGATCCTAGCACTgtggggtggaggcagaagcaagtttAAGGTTGTCTTCAGCGATTtaccgagttcaaggccaacctggaatacCAGTCCCGAaggagactgggggtggggtgcggtGAAGGGAGAGGGGCTGGCACTGTActgcagaagctgaggcaggagaattatgagtTTCAGATCAGTTAGGTACCATGGGAGCCCCTGTCTCGAAAGCAAGAGAGGTTAGGGCGTCGGGGCTCAGGCCTTTTCTTCCAGCgcccaggaggcagagctagCAGCTCTGAACTTTCGGCTCGCCTAGTCTGCCTAGGGAGAGCCTATCAAGGAGACACCAAGGGATGAAGAGCGAGACAGAAGCGTTGCCAGCCGAGTCATGGACACCCAAGTGCCCACAGTTGTTTTCTCTTGTTGACatcttactttctttgttttcttgtagcAAGCGCCGTTCTCAGGTAGTTGGGCTCCTATTTAAGTGTTAAAGCCCCGACCCCGCTTAGAGATCAGCTGATCACCATTTTAGCCTGCTGGAGGCTCTAAGTTCAGATGAGGCCAGGCCctcgcctttgatcccagccgtggggaggcagaggcaggcggctctcttgagttccaggccagccagtgttaCAGCGGGACCCtgtctaagaaataaaataaaaatccagtgaAATGAACAGGTCAAGGTCAGGGTAGCATTGTTCACCTCTTCCCCATAGTTTATCACATTTCAGAAGTTCTCAGTGTCTGGAGACTGGTCCCCATTGTTCAGatctcctgcctgtacctcccccGTGCCGGCCGTCCGTCAGGCACTCAGTGCAGCCAGGCCTGGAACAGCCGTCACTTGAATGGAATTCCATTGTTGGCTGTACAGTCTGCAGTCTAGTGCCTCGCTTTGACCTGCAGGTTtacttgtcttctttctttatcTAGGATCAAGTCAAGAGTTACTCTTGTCTCCCAGGCCTTCACTTTCAATCTGTGACACCAGCAGGTGTGAAGAGAGCGATAACAGCCAGGGTGGGATGGGAGAGCAGGAGCTATGgggttttttgttattattttatttatttattttgatggggGTGCTGTCAGAAGTCGGGTTGTCAGGGTTAGcaactcttgtagcccaggctggcctcgaactcacagagatcagcctgcctttgcctccccacggctggcattaaaggcctgcgccaccactgcctggctacagcCCCCCCCCCNNNNNNNNNNNNNNNNNNNNNNNNNNNNNNNNNNNNNNNNNNNNNNNNNNNNNNNNNNNNNNNNNNNNNNNNNNNNNNNNNNNNNNNNNNNNNNNNNNNNNNNNNNNNNNNNNNNNNNNNNNNNNNNNNNNNNNNNNNNNNNNNNNNNNNNNNNNNNNNNNNNNNNNNNNNNNNNNNNNNNNNNNNNNNNNNNNNNNNNNNNNNNNNNNNNNNNNNNNNNNNNNNNNNNNNNNNNNNNNNNNNNNNNNNNNNNNNNNNNNNNNNNNNNNNNNNNNNNNNNNNNNNNNNNNNNNNNNNNNNNNNNNNNNNNNNNNNNNNNNNNNNNNNNNNNNNNNNNNNNNNNNNNNNNNNNNNNNNNNNNNNNNNNNNNNNNNNNNNNNNNNNNNNNNNNNNNNNNNNNNNNNNNNNNNNNNNNNNNNNNNNNNNNNNNNNNNNNNNNNNNNNNNNNNNNNNNNNNNNNNNNNNNNNNNNNNNNNNNNNNNNNNNNNNNNNNNNNNNNNNNNNNNNNNNNNNNNNNNNNNNNNNNNNNNNNNNNNNNNNNNNNNNNNNNNNNNNNNNNNNNNNNNNNNNNNNNNNNNNNNNNNNNNNNNNNNNNNNNNNNNNNNNNNNNNNNNNNNNNNNNNNNNNNNNNNNNNNNNNNNNNNNNNNNNNNNNNNNNNNNNNNNNNNNNNNNNNNNNNNNNNNNNNNNNNNNNNNNNNNNNNNNNNNNNNNNNNNNNNNNNNNNNNNNNNNNNNNNNNNNNNNNNNNNNNNNNNNNNNNNNNNNNNNNNNNNNNNNNNNNNNNNNNNNNNNNNNNNNNNNNNNNNNNNNNNNNNNNNNNNNNNNNNNNNNNNNNNNNNNNNNNNNNNNNNNNNNNNNNNNNNNNNNNNNNNNNNNNNNNNNNNNNNNNNNNNNNNNNNNNNNNNNNNNNNNNNNNNNNNNNNNNNNNNNNNNNNNNNNNNNNNNNNNNNNNNNNNNNNNNNNNNNNNNNNNNNNNNNNNNNNNNNNNNNNNNNNNNNNNNNNNNNNNNNNNNNNNNNNNNNNNNNNNNNNNNNNNNNNNNNNNNNNNNNNNNNNNNNNNNNNNNNNNNNNNNNNNNNNNNNNNNNNNNNNNNNNNNNNNNNNNNNNNNNNNNNNNNNNNNNNNNNNNNNNNNNNNNNNNNNNNNNNNNNNNNNNNNNNNNNNNNNNNNNNNNNNNNNNNNNNNNNNNNNNNNNNNNNNNNNNNNNNNNNNNNNNNNNNNNNNNNNNNNNNNNNNNNNNNNNNNNNNNNNNNNNNNNNNNNNNNNNNNNNNNNNNNNNNNNNNNNNNNNNNNNNNNNNNNNNNNNNNNNNNNNNNNNNNNNNNNNNNNNNNNNNNNNNNNNNNNNNNNNNNNNNNNNNNNNNNNNNNNNNNNNNNNNNNNNNNNNNNNNNNNNNNNNNNNNNNNNNNNNNNNNNNNNNNNNNNNNNNNNNNNNNNNNNNNNNNNNNNNNNNNNNNNNNNNNNNNNNNNNNNNNNNNNNNNNNNNNNNNNNNNNNNNNNNNNNNNNNNNNNNNNNNccagactggtcttgaactcacagagatccgcctgcctctgcctcccgagtgctgggattaaaggcgtgcaccaccaccgccccggcttgtttttatttttttatttaattttattattattcgtTTGTGTGTGAGTTGCTAGAGATAGAGCTTGGGACCTTACACATGCCGGGCaggcactctgccactgaactacactaccgggtctttttgtttctgtagaaTCAACTCTGAGAGCAAAGCCTGGTTTAGGAGACAGTAAATGCTCACTGATTAAATGAGGCCAGAAAGATGAACTCAAGtgggacggtggtggcgcacgcctttaatcccagcactcgggaggcgaaggcaggtggatctctgtgagtttgagaccagcctggtctacaaagggagttctaggacagacaaggctacacggagaaaccctatctccaaaagcaaacaagaaaagagCTCAAATTTGCATCTCTGCTCTGAGGACCCCAGCACCCACTCCACCAGCATTCCTGGCACGCAGACTGTGTGGGATAAGGTGGACAAGGTGCTGCCCTTGAGTTTCAAGTCTCGTGACTTAGCCTCCAAGATCTAAAGCGTGGCTGAAGGAAGGCGGCCCAGCAGGAGCAGACAAAACTTCCTGGAGCCAGAGGTGTTCAGGATTCCGCGTCTTGTCCCCAGCCCCCACTCACATTTAAAAGGGCCTTCAGGGTCTTCGCCCTTCTAGGTTGATGATTCTTTTGATCTCCTAAAGGCTGGATTTGCTTGTCCGAGCAGACAAGGGGGCTGGGGAACAGGTCCCAAGCTCATTTTCCTGGCCTCGCCCAGAGGCCCTGGACCATCTGTGTGGTTGACCTGCCTGTGTAGTGGATACTTGCTAGTGTCTTGGATTCAGGTGACACCACACCTGCCTGGGCTCTGTCTTCCAAACAGAGCAGCCGTGACTACTTGAGAGACCCTCACCATCAGGCCTGCGGACTGTTGAAGCCCCTCATCGGAAGTGGGTAGGGCCGGTAGCCCCTCACCTGATCTCAGTCTCCCCAGCCTGCCCTTCCCAGACAGCTGCACATAATTCTGCCCTAATTGCACTTGGCCTCGGGGTTTCGGGGGCGAGAGAGAATATGGACTAGGTTACCAGGAGGAGGCACTCAATGTGCAATCGGGGGAAGTTATCATCCATGCTGGGTGAGACTGCGGTCCTGTGGCTGCTCTGGGCTCACCCGTGCTCTGTAGGTGCGCCCACTAAATACATTGGTTCCCCAAGTTAGACGTGGGTGATGGATGGTACTGTTTGCTGGTGCCCTGTGAAGAGGGGTAGAAGTTGGTTTACATCTCCGCGGGGAAGGAGGTCACACATCAGTGGAGAGACTGCAGGGCTGCTGCCTTGCTTGCTCTGAGCTGCTTCCCCTTGGTATGTCTGCCTAGGAAGGAGTGACACTTTCAGTATCTAAAAGGCTTTCTGGGGACCAGGATGCGGCTCAGTgggagtgtttgcctagtgtgTGAGGAGCACTGCCAAAAATGGGGGAGGGTAATTCCTGTGGGACAGGAAGACCATTGTGGTGGCTGGTGACCCTGTAGACCAGAGGATGGTCAGATGTGTAGTCatcagcccttgctgtcctgtcGCCTGGGCCTGGAGGCTGTGGCTGCTAGAGACTTGGAGCCAAGGCCTgggatctttctgtcttttgtttgctattttaaGGCCGCAGACTGGTGTCTCACTGTATTCCCCAGATGGGCCCTCAGCACGCAGGGCCTGGACAGTAGCTGAAGGATGCAGCAAGGGCTGCTGTCAATGCTCCTTGCTGACTAGCGTGGTTTCTCATCTTTATGGGACCTAAATCATAACCATTAGTTGGAAAGTCATGTCCCCCCAAGTCACACTCCAGAGGGTGTCGTTAACTGATTAGTGCACTTGCCTGTCACTCCGCCATGATGGAATGTTCTGCAGGAATTAGGCCGGGCAGCCCCTCTCCCTGGTCTTCACTTGAGGATGTGTGATTTCCCTGCAGAGGCTAAAGGCAGCAGTTCACTACACGGTCAGCAGTCTGTGCAATGAAGTGGCCTTGGACAAACAGGTGCAGTTCAACAAGCAGACCGTGGCAGCCATCGCGGAGGTGACTTTCCGACAGTGCGGTACGAGGCCAGGACATCTCTGTGGGCTTGGCCGGGGGCCCGTGTGGGTGGGAGCTGTGGTGTGGCTcatcccccccaacacacacacacacacacacacacacacgcacgcgcgcacgctCCCTGATCACTTCGTGGCCGGAAGAGTTGTGTGGGAAGGACATTTAAATGGCCATGGTGGCTGGAACATTGGACACGTTCCATCTCAGTGCTGTGACACGGCCATGCTTCCCACTGTGTGTGACAGCTGCACCCTGGCACTGACACTCACTCGTGAGGAAATAGAGTTCTTACTAACCCTACTTGGGGCAGACATACAGGGCGGTCCCTAGCGAACAAAGGTGTCATCACAGGTAGGACAAGGCTTGTAAGAGGAGTGGAGGGTGCTGGGAAGGACAGGGATGCAGCCACGATTTGGAAAAGCTGGTGGGGCCTGGTGTGctacacactttaatcccagcactcaggagacaggcaggtgggtctcttgagttcaaggccagcctggaccagtGAGTTTCGGGAcggccagtgctacacagagaaatcctgtcctgaagaactttaaaaaaaaaaaaaaaaaaaaggggggcaggtagatggctcagaggttaagagcattgcctgctcttccaaaggtcctgagttcaattcccagcaaccacatggtggctcacaaccatctgtaatggggtctggtgccctcttctggactgcaggcatacacacagacagaatattgtatacataataaataaatattaaaaaaaaaaagaaagaaagaaagaaaaagaaaagttggtaACTGCTGGCCTGGGGTGCCTTTGCTCGCCTCCGAGGTTTGCCGAGTCTGCTGACTAGAAGCCTAGGCTTCAGTCCTGAGGTGGAGATGGGCCAGCTGATAGctattttttcccctctctttcagAAAATTTTGCCAAAGACCTTGAGATGTTTGCCAGGTGGGTAGAAGAGCTGGCTGTGTAATTGAGGTCCATTGACATCACCGCCCCCATCTGGCGGTGTATTTCAGTTCTGTGGCGCCTGTTTGCTGGGGGCTCGTGCCTGATGACGAAGCTACAGGGACCTAACATCTGCTCCGAACACGTCACTTGAGATCGTCTGGTATCTCCGAGTCCTTTtgaaggtctctcactgactgaGGTCTGAATGGCGGCCCCAGGACTGCAGTGTGCGGCTGCCTGTTTTAAAAACCCTTTCTTGGGGAGGTTGCGATTGCTCGGGATGTGGGAAGTTGGGGGTCAGTCCCCCTGTGGAGAGGGCCTCAGAGCGCCACAGCCCTGATTGCTTGCAGGTGTCATAGAATGACAGGCAAGGGCTTTCATTCCGTGCTTGCTATGAGGAAGACTAATCTTCCCGGGAAGGGGGAGGCTTGCCTTCAGCTGGAGAAGCCTGAGCTCTTACAGGTGATTTATGTTCGGCTCTTCAATTAGTACCTCAGGTAATTGGAAACCATTGCTTTTATGCAGCCGTTGGAATGGCTGGGGCCTGGGAGGGCTGAAGCTTCTCTTTTGCCTCTGCTCACCTCAGCCTCTGGGCCACACTTCTTACCTTACCCCTCTGCGCTGATTCTCTGACGAATCTTTCCGCTGAATTAAAGCAGGGGGCTCTAAATCTTCCCCTTCCTGTATATATCATCAGTCCCTAAAAACTGCTTGGCATCGTCAGCTCGGCTGAGGGGACTACGGCGCTATTATGGGATGCTGACAGCTCATTCAGCTGCTGCTTAtttgtgccccacccccaagtcCCACGAAGTATCTATCACCTTCAATTCCCCTTTCTGTGTTAGCTGTGGAAGtcaatgaaattcttaaaaaatgtttttgtgtggTTCCAgaaacaagctgggcatggtggggcagTCTTGGTGCttgggaaggtgaggcaggaggagtccACGTTCAGGACTGGCCTGGCTCCATAGTGAGGCTGTCAGAACAATCCAGAAGCTGGGCTGAGTGGTGGCTTCAAGAacaagagcacttgctcttgtagaggtcCCAAATTCAATTCCAGACCCACACCATGGCTCACAAGTGTTAACAACTCCAGCGTCCTCCTCCATCCTCAGGCACGAGGACACGAGTGGGAGAGAGACGTACATGCATACACGTAAAAATGTAAAATCCAGAAGCCAGAAGTTAGGATACAGTTCAGTGACAGTCACATGGTTGGCATAGAAATGAAGAGGACCGTgggtcccctgcagctggagttgtgATCTGCCAGATGcagatgttgggaactgaactccaccCTCTGCAAGAGTAGGGAGCAgccctctctgcagcccccatCTTTCCCAGCGAGGCTTGGAGGAGGATGTGAAGGACCTCGGTCCAAGCTGTGAGCAGGAGGCAGAACCAGTTTAAAGGCAGGTCTCAATTCTGCCGgactctcgtgtgtgtgtgtgggggggcgttCAGCGCTTGCAGGGAAATGGGTTCTAGGAGGAGCTGCAGGTGCTTTGTCTGTGATTCAGTCCTGGAGAAGAGCTTCAAGAGCCAGCATCATGGCTGTTTTCTTGCCCGTTCAGCTAACGTCTACTTATGCAGAGCAGTTGTGTCTTACGATGACTCCTTTCTCTCCACCAGCCTTGTATGCGCACCTTGCATGGTCTGTGGTCTTACAGACGACTGCGATAGAAAGGGTGGCGTTAGACCGTGTCTAACCCTTCTTCACTGGCTCGCAGACACAGTTGACAGATTGTCTTCCGTGTCCTCTGTGGAGTTGGTATCCTGTAGCACGGTTactaaaacccagagacagaaattggggttcaacctgaagaccagaagagcaaagcagccagccactggctcttacc
Protein-coding sequences here:
- the LOC101984179 gene encoding centromere protein S gives rise to the protein MEETEAEEERQFSHRQRLKAAVHYTVSSLCNEVALDKQVQFNKQTVAAIAEVTFRQCENFAKDLEMFARHAKRSTVTTEDVKLLARRSNSLLKYITEKNEEIAQLNLERKAKRKRKPEDESSEPAAEVVDTET